tctttcttgtaaAAGAAGTGAAGTCAACGGGTTCTCAGTCTCTAGACCGAGAACGCTCTGATGCTAAAGTTagctttattcttttattctaaaaaatccTTATTCCCAATGGGGaattttcttgtctttattATAGCTAAAATAATAACCTTGTTCTTAAAATATAACTACAAATAAAAGTCTTTCCTTGGACTCCTGAAGGTCCTCTCTACCTGATTTCAGCAAAGATCTCTTGTTGCCTTGGCTCTCTATGATGCGGGCTCCTGCTTCTCCGACCATGCCTCATTTCTTCGTCATCTTGGGGATCATTCTCCCAATCCCTCTCTTTTCGCTGATGGTTTAGGGGATggtaatcccgtggctgttgatctcggggATGATACGAGCCGATTCCTTTGCTCTCCTAAGAACCGGACTAGCTTGCCGTTCTTTATGAGCTGTTCAATCAACAACCTCAGGGTTATACACCCTTCGGTATGATGACCTCTCTACTcatggaaatcacaatatttACCCTCATTCTTCTGATGAGGGTTACCTAGCATTCTCGCTAGTAGGCGAAATTCCGGATCTCTCCTGATTTCCATGAGCACTTCCATTTTCTCGGCATTCAGAGGTGTAAAGTTATAATCCTTAAATTTCTTTACGTGCCTCTGATCTTCTCCTTTAACCTTCCtgaaatctttcttttttcttcttggggACTTATCTCGGGATGGCCTTGAATTGGCCATTGCCTTCAGTGTCTCTTCCTGATGGATATATTTttctaccttatccatcagGCCTTGCAAGTTGCTCGATTGCTTCCGAGCCAACTTTCTCATTagaggctcctcgggtgaaatgcCTTTATAGAGGGCAGCATACACCATGTCTTCAGTTGGATCTTCAACCACCATTTTCTCTCGGTTGAGCGGAGCCACAAATTCCTTAAGAGTTTCACTGCTATCCGATCTTGGTCTCCACCTCTGAGGGGAGGAAACGGTAGAGGCTAGGGATGACTCTGAATAACCGGCTCTGGTTGGACTACAAGCTCTCGGTTATTCTGGCTTTcagaacgtgtgttcatcaccattgcagatttcttctttttatgaGAGATTGTCGATTTCCCACAAACAGCACCAAACTGTTTGGTGCAGTTTCCGGTATGAAGTGAACACAACACATTCTTTGAGCTCTTCTAGATTTTTGCAAAAGAACAAACACTAAGGGACCTTTTCGAGGGTCCTCTcagatgcctaagttagcttctgctATAAAGAATCTCCTTAATTGCCAAAATTCAATCCTTTCATACATGGAGcttgggcctatttataggctttatgATGTGGTTGGAGAGTGTCGTGGATCCCGGATCTCTTGGGATCCattttctccttctccttcttatCCTCCAAGTGTGACTCTCCCTGAAAATCCTGGACTTATCTCAATCCCAGATTTTCTGGCGCAAGCCACGATCTATGAGCCGTGACTTAAGATCGTGGCTAACTAATGGAAATATTCTCAACAGTCTTGTACCTGAGCTATTTCTCTCCTgctatctttaaattttatttttctattaagtttataattttttgtccttatttgcTACCTTATTTTGAGGTAGATAAGCTATCTTGTGATGTCTGCTTACATTTCTCTTACTTTGGGTAATACTCCGTGTTTATcttctttttacatttcatcCAAGGtatgatttgttcttgaaactGTTGAAGACACCAATGAAGTAATAATAGTACTATGTTGAAGACAACTATGtagtaataagaattttttttgttgaagacACTAATCAAGTAATTAAGAGTATTGTTCAAGATGATCTTAATGTACATGAAAATTCAAGTTTATCCTTGTGTAatctaaatatgatttttttctttgtttcttataTGCAGTTATTCGTTAAGTGACGTGTTGGACAAGAGAATTGTGAAGTTGTGTGCTAATGTCCCGTGTTTTGGTTTGGAGACATCGTTTAACGTTCGAGTGCAAGCTAGGTTTTTTTAATCATGTTATTGACAATGGAACAATTTCTTTGCATTAGTATTATAGTTTAAGTTATATGTAAGTgtaatcattttttgaattgtaataaTTGTGATCATGTTGGTTGTTTAAAGTATACTATTTGTGTATCTTAATTTTAAGCAATGTTTATCAAGTTGTATCGGTTGGTTTTTTGTATCATGTTGGTTGTGAATACATTATTTGTGAATCAACCAATCAGGTATTTTAATtggccaagaaaaaaaaatgagataagttgaaaaataataattaattaatgtcgTTTGCTACTCAAACGACATAAAATTTAATGTCGCTTACAGTTGAAAATAGCACTACGAATTGATAGGTGTGACACTTggatacatcaaactaccatttggTGGCAAAAAGACCACTAGTACTCCATTAGGATTGACCGTTAGAATGAATGGAAAACGGATGCAGGAGAAGACCGATATTAGTGtggatttatttattcatatgtgttttaattttccttttcaataAGAATTGAGTTTTTCCTTTCCAATTAagattatgtttttctttttctattaggaTTTGTTTAGCTTTACCTTTTCCTAGTTAAATTTGGAGCATATTTTAGTCTATATAAGGGATAGACACTCAATAGAACAATCAAATTTTGaagtataaattaaatatatcagAAATTCAAACTTATTAATCTGTTTGCTTATTTTGGGCAACTAGTGTCTTTCTCTTCATTATTCGCTATTTTTTCTCTTCCTGAATTCacttttcaatcttcaattcttagTTTATGCTGTTATCATACCTTGTTAGAACAATCTTAGTTTTGCCAGATGTCAAAAACctaaatttgaccaaaattttCAATGATCAAAGTGGGGGTATTTTCAAGagattttggtcaaatttggtTTTTCCATCCATTCTAACAATCAACTATAACGAAGTGGTCTTTTTGCTACAAAATGGTGGGTTGATGTATCAAAGTGTCACATCTTTCAATTTGTATGGTTCttctaaaaaaatagttattagtTCGGGTAGCTTaagtgtaattttttctttttcttttttatttttaactaaagGATTTTTAAATGGACTCcatatccatattttttttttatatcatttagatctcttattttattttagagagagagagagagagagagaatttttctaagagcactcccaatggattatctatttgcaactttaagttagaatagataacaaaagtgCTAAAAAGAAACTTCATCagcttatgtattccaactttagaatagatttttcttaattccataaatagtgcaactctacaagtagagttattctattcacttatctattttttttttttttattctttatctccacctttttagatttgttttttttcctttttccctccaccactccacattcttccttttttttttttttttttttttttttttttttttttttttttttttttttttttttttcttcctttatagtggagatctaagggaaagtgtgtaaagtaTTGGAATTATCAAGCGGGACCCACgtggaaaaaaaatactataataaaaaaaattaatgaataataataataaaaataatatagagttaagaatataTAATCAGATGTATaatgcattttaaaactcattagctaaactagataaaatagattttgattagctattctaaattgaaaaatacataagccGTTGGAAGTGCTctaagtaaaatatttttaaattgaactATAGTACCTCTCTAAATTTTGGTTGTAGCTCAACTCTATTTTAGAGTGGGGATGACTAACTGGACGGGAGATTTTTAGGGAAGTTCTACCTAAATTTTAGACAGCAATCAGTTTTAGTGAACTTAATGCAAATGACACATAATTTAAGCCAAAGACCCAATTATTGTGGACCAAAAACTTTAGAAAACGCACCCACTTTGATCGATTGTTTTATATATAGGTCTGCCACAGGTGAAATGGGGCTTCATTATGAATTTATAAGTTTGCCATGTGAGTACAAAATGTTGAGGTATCCAATTTTCATTTGCATGCAACTGTCATCAATTGATCGATCGTTAGGGTTAGGTTGGCATCGATAGATCGTCCAATGTTGAGATTCACTaaagtcaaaaaataaattttattctcTCTCACTTGGACACTTAGAACCAACCCTAATATACTTAGgcaatagtttttatttttatttttattttaaaaaatatatatttgttcgTATGATCTGGATTGTTCATTTGAAATGAACTCCATCTCCTTTTTGTCTTTGTGACATCCTCCCATTTTAAAAACGAGAGTAAATGGGAGAAGAGCCTCTACTTTATATTACTTTTAATATTAATTCTTctataattttcaaaacaaaatttgaagtactagctagctaggtagTCCAAAATCCAAATGCATATTAATTTAAAGACACAAAGTTAATTACATCGGGTAATCTCCAAATACAACTTGCTAGCTAGAGATCTAACAcaatctttattattattatataaaaatgtaaatagATAATATAGTCCAGCCTTCTATTACATGCCTAAGAAAATTATTAATCTATACTTAAGCATCCATATAACACGAGTGCCACATTGGCACTACTTCATTCCTTCTAATTAGCTGGGCGATACGCAGTTCCCATCATTTGTGCAGTTAATGGAAGGCCCGCACACTTACGTAGGATTTGTTCCTTTAGAATTTCCATATTAATTGAGGAATCGGAGTCGAGGCGTTTCCTGTCCGGTTCAGTTGCCCCATTAAAGAATATTTCCCAGGACCTCTCTGGGTCTGAAAGGGGCAGAACGCTATGAACGAATCCCTCCCGGCCAACCATCGCCTTTGCTAATTCCTCATTCCTGCTTGTGACAATAACTGCTCCCCGAAACCCTTTTGGCAGTCCATACGCAAGACAATCCCACTTTCCCTCACAAGTTGACGAAGAATTCAGCTGTTTGTACCATTCCTCTATCTCCCAAAGGACCCAATCCCAGGGGCAGGCATCATCCAACACAATCAGATACCTCTTCCCCTGTAATTGCAGGTGAAGAGCATATAGTAGCCCTTTGAGATCATGTTGATCCCCGTCTTCTACTCCAAGGCTCACCAACATTCTCTTGAGGATTGTTACTTTTCCGTCCGGATCATCGCCAGGCTTTCTGGACATGCACACCCAGATCCTTGGATGGAAGTAGTCCTTCACCTCCTTTTTATTGAACAATGATCGGCAAAGTGCGGTTTTTCCTATGCCAGCCTTACCGATGATGCCTACATTCTTGAAACGATCCTCGCTTCCTTGCCTGACAAGTACCTTTTCCAGTGAGGTTACATCGTCCTTAAACCCATAAACCTTGGACTCATCAAATGGCAGAGCACTCTGCAGGGGAACGTCGTTCTCTCTTGATGAGCCCGCTTCGACGTCATAACCAGGCTGTTTGCTAGCTGTTGGCGTCTTCGAACCTCTATTAGATTCCTTCTTCAAGCCGTTTAGTTCCGCCTTGATACTGGTTAACTTCTTCCATATGTTATTACGGGTTCTTAGGTCAGTCTTTGACATCATCTGGTACTCCATCAAAACATCGTTGAGGCAGTAAAGCTTTTCCCTGATTTTAATGTGCTCCGCAGGCGGGGATGTGCGAAAGAGTTCTGCAGGCAAATCCTTTATTTCCTGAAAGTTGCTGTGGAGGGATTTATCAAACAAAAAGTTGGGGCTGAAGCCGGCATTTTTGGATTTACTGCTCATGATCTCATCAAGGCCACCGCGAAATTTCTCCATTAGAAACTCATCAATCTCCTTGGCCATGTCTATCGGCAGTTTTTGGAGCCGCGAGAAGATTGCCTTTGCgctttgcttatatatatatatatatatatatatatatatatatatatatatatatatatatatatatatgtacttggtaactcttttttttattccttcCTTCACGTACGGTTTAGGggaatatataattttcataacCTTATAATTGGTATCCCACCTTTCTTTCTCCATCACATGGCCGGCTACAGAGGATCACCTCAATTGCAAGTATAGCATAAAGATTTCCGATTTGTAATGAAAAGAATCAAGTTTAATTGCCGGAGTTAGGATTTTAATCTAtagagagaaaaattaaaatttaaaaaataggttccaacaaaaataaattaaataatatttagtaataaaactaatgaaataaataaactattcaaaaataacaattattattgtttgaaatataaacaaatcatttataatttaatttctcaAGCCTCGTgttaatttattcaatttttctcaacGAGTTTTCATATTCTAAAATCACGgcataaaatttaattatcgtAATGGCGTTTGCCTTTgctttttaagagaaaaatgttgaagctttaaaaaataaaaatattaaattatattctttgTTGATAAAAAAAGGGTTGGCTTATCTCTAACACTTCCATTACACACTCTTAACCTTTAAaataaatagctaaaaaaaatgacataggGGAGATGAAGTTGTCTATAATGAAGGATCAAGACAATGCCTTACCTATAAGAGGATAAAGGTTTGGAGGATCAAGAACTGAAGAATAGAATAAAGGGGAAAGATAGTAAAATGGGActaaaagatatatattacATGCTATTTTTGTTCAGCTTTACTTGAACTAAATAGGATAAAGACTTATGGTAAAGATAAAGTTAAAGgcctatatatacacatatgaaAAAGATAAAGTTCACATAAGTGCATATATGAGTCGTGAACTTGGGAACTCTTCTCTTTATTCCTTCTCCTTAATCTGTTTAATTGTGACCTAGATAAGAAAGCATGTATGAGATTAAAATATAATCGACAATATAGTCTATCAATGATTATTAAGAtctaattaaatcttaattaccaattattttaaaagaccCCAACTTTATTTCAATTGGTGTGTAAATCTTGACTCGGAATATGTGATTCTTTTCAAATAATGTCTCGCTTAtgagagttgggagaaggtatgttgaaagaaaaaaaggaatatgGTAAAGTGAACTTCATGTAGGCATCATACCGTTTTATTTTAGGAATATGATCCTCTCAATTTCTTGTTCCATTTTAAggttcaaattttgtttcattgCATTTAACAGTATACATGATATCAtgccatttaaatattttaaatgatgtagAAACATATTCACCATGTGGTATATACATTACTAGATCTCCAAAATCTAATTTAGATAATATCATCGTtctatttcacttaaaatgaaatattttctgTTAGCATGTATGTCTACTCAACAATGATAAATACTATAAACGCATAGCCAACTAGCTTGACAATACAGTCCATTGCACTAAGATTATTAAGACTCATTTAAACCCAAATTCCCAacaatttttgacaaaaagaattAAGAGGGTGTTTGACATTGTGATTTCGCTGggattttaaaataaatcgtAAATAATGGATAatttgggattgtatttttaaataattttgattttaaaggctaaactaaaattttaaaaaagacgctctttgaaatcgcaaacccaaacggaccctaaaaaATCCAAACTTGGTTTCAGTTATTAGCATATCTAGTTTGACTCAAGATTTGTGTGACAAGATTAACATTCTCTCccatcttttattcttttcaaaacaatgcCTTACCAATAAGAGAGTAGGAATAAAGGTGGAAGATATAGAACTGAAGAATAGGGTAAAAGGAAAAGTTGTTGAAATGAGActaaaagatatatattacATGTTATTTTTGTTCGGCTTTGCTTGAACTAAATAGGATAAGGACTTATGGTAAAGATAAAGttaaagacatatatatatacatatgaaaaAGATAAAGTTCACATAGGTGCATATATGAGTCGCTTGGGAACTCTTCTCTTTATTCCTTCTCCTTGATCTGTTTAATTGTGACCTAGATAACAAAGTCTGTATGAGATTAAAATATAATTCACAATAGAGTCTATCAATGATTATTAAACCTTAATTACCAATTATTTTAATAGACCCCAACCTTATTTCAATTGGTGTGTAAATCTTGACTCGGAATATGTGATTCTTTTCAAACAATGTCTCGCTTAtgagagttgggagaaggtGCGTTAAAAGAAATGAAGGAATAGGATAAAGTGAACTTGATGTAGACATTATACCTGGTTAGGCTAAGAATACGATTCTCTTAAtttcatgttttattttataattcagattttgttttattgcatTTAACAGTATACATGATATtatgcaatttaaatattttaaatgatgtagAAACATATTCACCATTTGATATATACATTATTAGATCTCCAAAATCTAATCTAGATAAAACCATCGTtttatttcacttaaaatgaaatattttcttttagtcgGTGAGTATGCACACCCAACAATGATCAGTACTATAAACACATAGCCAACTAGCTTGACAATACAGCCCATTACACTAAGATTATTATGACCCATTTAAATCCAAATTTCCAACAATTTGGCACAAAAGAACTAAGAGTGTGTTTGACATTGTGCCTTCATACATAAAAAGTGCACTTGTAAACTAGATCGTAAAGAATGGATAATttgagattgtatttttaaataattgtgattttaaaggcttCACTATAACTTTAaaatgacactttttgaaatcgcaaactcaaacgaacCCTAAGAAGTCTGAGCTTGGTTTCAATTGTTAGCCTATCAAGCTTTACTCAAGATTTGTGTGACACGATTAACATTCTCTtccatcttttattcttttcaaaacaatgcCTTGCCTATAAGAGAGTAGAGATAAAGGTTGGAGGATATAGAACTGAAGAATAGGATAAAGGActaaaagatatatattacATGCTATTTTTGTTCAGCTTTGCTTGAACTAAATAGGATAAGGACTTATTGTAAAGATAAAGTTAAAGACATATATAACTTTATAGGTGCATATATGAGTCGTGAACTTGGTGATTCTTCTCTTTATTCCTTCTCCTTAAGCTGTTTAATTGGGACCTGGATAACAAAGCCTTTATGAGATTAATATAATCGACAATAGAGTCTATCAATGATTATTAAGATCTAATTAAACCTTAATTACCAATTATTTTAATAGACGCCAACTTTATTTCAACTGGTGTGTAAAACTTGACTCGGAATATGTGATTCTTTTCAAACAATGGCTTGCTTATGAAATCAAGTTGGGAGATGGTACGTTGATAGAAATGAAGGAATAGGATAAAGTGAACTTGTTTTAGGCAGTATACTTGGTTAGGCtaggaataggatcctctcaatttcatgtTCTATTTTAGGGTTCAGATTTTGTTTAATTTCATTTAACAGTATACATGATATCAtgccatttaaatattttaaatgaccTAGAAACATATTCACCATGTAGTATATCCATTATTAGATCTCTAAAATCTAATCTAGATAATATCATCGTTCTATTTCTGAAACTTCCCATCCAAAAATCAAGGGtgaagtaaaaaattaaaatcgatTATCCACATGACGCTACTTTTAAAACCTTAAACAAATAAGGCAGCAGAAAActtgaataattttttcttttgaattgaaCTCATAAACATATACATGAAACTAACCAGAGCATCTATATCGTTATATAATATTACTACATCTCAATTACTAACACAATATACAAATTACTACAAATGAGGAGAAATTGACTTAGGCAAAGTCTGCACCTCCAAAGTACAACAAAGGAATTCCCTTcgatgtaacgacccacctccaacaacacaatattgtccacttttgacTCCTCCGAACTAGACTTcttaggaggtcacccatcctggtattattctcgcagaagcacgcttaactgcgaagttgtgataggttcatggcaattacggctttaaaacgcgttatgtcaagaataatacaaatatacatataagcacatactcATTTCCATACCTAGGCGATTTAGGACGTCACAATCATCTCCTCTTGAGacccagcggggacgctggcgACTCTCATGAGATCACCATATTCATGGGGTTCCAACAAGTGTGCCCGCTAGCAACCCTCATAGGCTTGTGCATGCTCCCTCCATTGTGACGTCTCATATCGCCTGGAAATgggaatgtgcttatatgtatcaACAcatccttcttgacacaacgcgttttaaagtcgtgatggtcatgaacctatcagaactccacagttaagtgtgcttctgAGATAGTACTAGGATGGATGACCTTCTAGAAAGTCTGGTTCGAGAGAaccaaaagcaaacaatattgtGTTGTTAGAGTGGATCGTttcaaatggtatcagagccattgctcagcctgagatgggggagCGTGAAGaagcccatgagggttgccAGCGGGCACTCGTTGGGACGTCAAAAATGAGgagatcccatgagggtcgccagcagGGACGTTAAatcccaagagggggtgattgtgacttcccacatcgcctggaaatgatgatatgcttatatgtatcaACGTACCCTTCttaacacaacgcgttttaaagccatgatgaccatgaacctatcagaactctgtagttaagcatgcttctgcgaTAGTAGTACCAGGATAAGTGACCTCATTGGAAGTCTAGTTCAGGGGAaccaaaagcaaacaatattgtgttgttggagtgggtcgttacattcAACAACCTCTAGGCTCGCACACAATCTACCGCACCACACCTAAACATGCAACACAACAACATCTACACGGTCTTAGTGTTAGCCACGTCTGCATAGGTAAAATTATGAGTCCACCACCTCAGCAGTATAAAACTGAAGTCTCAGcaatataaaactcactaagttttcgcatAGAACCGACATATACACATATTACTTTTATATTAAGTGGCTCAGCCATACACATATACAAGTATTCCTGCTTAGGAAACATTAGCATACAAGTACGTCTAAGCAAAAAACACTTGGCATCAAGCATAACTATACAACGATACAAGTATTTCCAAATTCTGGGAAACACAAGTATCTAGGCACAATCAAGCTTAGTGGCTTTAAAATATTTATGCAAACtaaccaaatataaaaatatatatgctcttttccattaaaactcatatgcatattaatacgtctaaCATGAAAACTAATACATATAATCATGAAAACATTTTAAACATCTCATAAatcaatgctatgcatgcttatcatttattttctttggtttttgtttaTGATGCCCCAAGGCTCTTTAACCCGGTGGTCTTAGACATGGTCTTTCCGATGCCCCGTGGCACTTTGCCTGTGGTCTTACACATACTTGTTCTAGATTCTGATGTTGATGCCTCGAGGCCTTCAACCTAGTGGTCTTATGTACATTATTTCTGTTTTGATTCCCTGGGGCTCTCTCTACCCGGTTGTCTTACACGTGATCTGCCAAGATATCTTTTAACCTTGGTCTTACGTTCAACGTCTATGATCTCGTTTCATGCTTATTCCCAAATCTTTATACATTTATATTTCATGCTTATGCTTTCAATACATAactttctaataaaaaataaacatttcatcaatttattttctcaacacaaatcacataaaacatgtcttattttcataatactttaaaactcaattaaaacAACTATCAATTCATATAATTTATCTCTCAACTCCAGCAGGCAATAAAACGCTTCAAAACATAACTCAAAATCATACTTTCATACTATAATCTCAAATTACATGAACATCATTGTCATATCTCAACATATTTGAAGATAttgaaatcatccaaaacacataatcaacatattgtcAATTCGATATAAAAACAACTTATCATTTTATTTCTATGAAATACTTAAAGCATAGTAtctttttctcagtgagtagaatatcCACCTATAGACCGCTttggactcatgactcgaaTGCTCATCCTCGATCTAGTCACCTCGTACTATAATTGGAAGACTAGTTTTAGCCTCTAACCTCGTGTCACGTGCCTGCAATTAATTGCATCGTTAGACTCTATTAGACTTTCAATCCCTAGACCACACTTCACATACAGCTACTTGCATGCTCTCACATAGCATTACCCGCTTCTAAAGCTAACTAGGtaccttaagctattattaggcTAACCATTGGTCAATAACTAAATCGGGCTAACTATAATTCCATAGTCCCATTTATTTGATTACtttactatttaatttaatcatttgctTTCTATTACAACCTATTACTATTAACACTCATTTGTTTGATACTTTACTCACTTTTCTTCATATTCTACCCAAATTCCTTATACACCCTAACATTAACTAAGTCAACACACATAACCACCTCAACCAAGTCACACCTGTACTCGGCTATAATAACCCAACGTCTGAGGAAAATAACCAATAAGCAGCCTAGAACC
This DNA window, taken from Alnus glutinosa chromosome 5, dhAlnGlut1.1, whole genome shotgun sequence, encodes the following:
- the LOC133868883 gene encoding probable disease resistance protein At4g19060, translating into MAKEIDEFLMEKFRGGLDEIMSSKSKNAGFSPNFLFDKSLHSNFQEIKDLPAELFRTSPPAEHIKIREKLYCLNDVLMEYQMMSKTDLRTRNNIWKKLTSIKAELNGLKKESNRGSKTPTASKQPGYDVEAGSSRENDVPLQSALPFDESKVYGFKDDVTSLEKVLVRQGSEDRFKNVGIIGKAGIGKTALCRSLFNKKEVKDYFHPRIWVCMSRKPGDDPDGKVTILKRMLVSLGVEDGDQHDLKGLLYALHLQLQGKRYLIVLDDACPWDWVLWEIEEWYKQLNSSSTCEGKWDCLAYGLPKGFRGAVIVTSRNEELAKAMVGREGFVHSVLPLSDPERSWEIFFNGATEPDRKRLDSDSSINMEILKEQILRKCAGLPLTAQMMGTAYRPAN